The genomic segment AGTTGATATtggacattaaaataaaataccgaaAATTGACTCCTATACAAACCTAGATAAACTTCTTCtcttcaatttgtataataggtgtttatattgtaatgtcACTCAGTAAGCTATGTTATTGGATATACTAAATTAAGTTTCAGTGTTTCactaaaattcacatttgtaaTTAGAGTGTAATATGTTGCGTTACTGACATTTGCTTGCACGTGCAGGTGCGCtccactatttattttatatacagtcacttacactaatgatcacttactacCCACACATTTATACGACTCGTATACAAACAAatagaaaattgcctatattgaactcTTTAGAAACGGTCGGTATGCATACCCCTTAATTATAAAAGGGCGCATACCACGAATACTATCACTttgaacgataataatataattcacatattatgtttaagtattttaatcatAAGCTTTATAAAATGATCAACATGCCTTCTATATGAAATGAAGGTATTTCCGAGATCAAcagattgttataatttttaaaaacattattttgtttctcCTGAACAATTCGAATTATGTGGTAAGCGCCCTTTTTACAAAAcaccataaattattttgaaatattaattgaattattggTGGAACGAAAATGGACaaaattaagaggatgtcagcgcacaaTTCGATTTCTCTCTCTGGCaaacgcgcaacatagacaaaacgcatttacgcaaaatcattttttctatgcgttcaagcaatcttagagtaaagtcacatattacaaaaaagatagagaataatatttttgagggcatgacatatcaattttatattttattattatttgactttgtattcgacttttaaaataaataaaaaaatgttgtaaatttaaatgatgtttaaattgttttgagacaatatttagacaaatcgatatgtcattccctcaaaagcattattctctatcttttttgtcatagGTGAcattactctaagattacttacacatagaaaaaatgattttgcgtaaatgcattttgtctatgttgcgtgtgagccagagagagaaaacaaatagtgcgctgacagcctcttaataaccatgctatatatttttcacaaagTAAAAGAAACTTTTTCTCAGAAaacatgatcataatattaagtaatatacaatattggtattttttttattgagttaaggCTTCAATATTTATGGTCATTAGCCCGAAGGTTATTTCGTAAGTATCTGTGGGAGAGGGTTTTTTTAGAACACATGTACATGTGATGAGAATTTATCACTAAAACCTGGGTGGGTCACTCATCCTAGGATAAGTGACACTGGCTGAAGATTGACTTCAGAATACTTTTGTCACTGAAGCCAACCACTCCACCATACTAGGCCACaacattaggtatttatacatttgataatgtaaatatattcttattatgaCAAGATTATTTTCACCAATCCGTTttgtaactaaattaaaatattgttgaagcCAGGGAGCTGAATCAAACACTCCAAAAGagaaattaagaaatattttaaataaatcaataattagttTAGACTAATCTACATCatacatctattataatatttaatgtattaaaatttatgaaacACTTACTATCAATGAATTGTGACCACATTTCTTCTTTGCCAGACAAAAGAACTGAATCTTTTACaagatacattaaattattataagacttAACATcgttatcatgtatataaaattctcTTAAGGCTTTCAAATTTGATGCTGGTTTCTCTAAATCTTTCATACTTGTACTAGATTCTATTAGGTCTAGAGTTATGTTTTTCATCTTTCCACaaactaaaacaataattattataaactcaatataaaaattataaaattattttgaagagtTACTGTAAAAACTACTACATTATGATCTTAACTTCTaataaatagtaagtaatatttatacaagacaaatcatttaaaatactgAATTCGATCTACATAACTACAGAGAATCACagaatacaacaaataaaatttatttctacaactaaaactaaatttagGAATACCTATTGCAGAGTTAAATCCATTTTCTAAAAGCTTATTAAAATCTTCTATTGGGCTGAATGCTGTAATCAcacattgttttgaattttctacTTCTTCATCACAATCAAACTTTGAAGCATTATTATCCTCAATTGGACttctattaaacaaataaaataaatatattattttcattatttgtttatttaattctccgaattaataattaatacatacttTTCAGAAATTTCTTGTTGAAgcgaaaatagttttataatttcatcTATAGGTTGCTTAGCCTTTTCCATCATTTCTTTAGGGGGGTCAAGTAAACTTTGAATATACTCTGGAATTGTTTTTGTTAACAGTTTGTCTGGATTAATAGCTTTTTGAGCAACGCAATCATACACATATTGTAATTCAGGGTCGTGTGTAGTTTCTGGTATGAACAATTCATCACTTAAATAATgagtaaaattaacaatttatatatggttaataaaaaataaaaattcaatttactcTTCATCATCCAAGTCCATTGCATCTATAAGGTTACAGACAGCATTCTTTTCTTCATAATTAGGTTTAAATGATTCCAATGATGGAAGCTTAAACAAGTGTTCTTCTTCAGCATATGGAAGATTGACacatacaaaatactaaaacaataatgtatataattttaaaaaaaagtaattggtACAAACTATgcattagatataatataatatatagaacggTTAGTGTAGGTCAATGCTAAATAAATGACTGattgtaatataatgaaatatattatataatgctaaacaaacaaaattacttaTGATATAATGagatttattaggtacataataattaataagtacaaCTTAATTGTATgtcaaaatatacatacattttctttATCTTCTATTTGAGGAAACATTGCACCTATGGTTGGCatacaatcatttaaataaacttttctaataatcattaattcttCCCTTTTGATCATAGCTTTGAAAATAGCACTAAATGCAACTATATCGtcctacaataaataataaatattttaaataaattattattatacaattttgaacaaaaaaactatatataatatatgaacttatattataataattgatatacatCAAAACTATGttgaaaatgataattattcataattttttagattctgagcttagtgatgaatgtatttttcaatttagaatGGTCCTCCCCTtaccatttttgaaaaatataaattattcattaagaatatatttatattaaagtcctaatttttgcatatttaggtacttatatcaagcattttataaacaatacagagaaataatttggtttttcaatttttatacattactagctgaacccgtgcacttcgttgcccattaagtgtacaaaatgtatgcgactcaaactttgttcaattcgttatttaatattcggtaaatggtttaaaaattaatcttaacttttccgtttcccggaataaaaattctgatttgcagcagtacgttatcaggtaggcaatctacctgcggtagattgcggaccccatgttgtatgtacgttagtgtatgatttaactctaaaatatcaaagttataccaagtttgtcgtattctacctatggttgattgatataatcaattaatacaaaatcctaacctaacctaaccgtactaaaaacagatgaataaacgcaaacgcatacaaaaaaattcattcaaatcggtctaaccatttaggaggagttcagtcacaacacacgtacagtagaattattgagCTTAGCAATACactctgcgattcatttttatattgtatgaaatcaacaaacatgacgattaaccaatagcaaccaatataatataatgcactgttgcgccactgttgtatttttgacatacagatttgagatttcctacttttccggtggattttcctaaaactttattttgtaaaaaccttCTACTGGCAGTtgcgaacatcttaaaaaaaatttgagccaaatcggaccagccgttctcgattgatgaattgttatacatttatatatatatatttttagaatatagaaaaattacattaaacatttttatacttataatcaGTGGTTTTCAGAGTATACGGCCAACTATTTACCATTTAGTATATTAGCCTATCCCAAGTAAAGATAATGACAATTGGCCCATAATATACGCTTGTACACATAccttaaaattgataaaaatcaatcaatctgtattattattttatgccatATGATATTTATCAATCATCTATAAGTTAGAattgtgtgaaaaataattaagattggttaaatgaataaatgtataacatattagtCATAGCTGATCATAGTTTGTAACCATAATtattgcagtttttttttaataaaatgtttgagttACTGCCATCACAGCGTAATATGAATTGCAAAGAGATTACCAATTTTACAAAGTTAagtgttataaaatgttaaatctgATCTGTGAGATAATTGTTAACGAGTAGGGGATGGCTTATTGAAGGGTTGAATCTTATTAGTTTATTGCttataaaaacaacacaatattcattgttgtcttaaatttttaaattaaccttaAGGTTTTTTTTACCCATACACCACTGCTTACaatatatgtaatttcctcagttttattataatcaaaaataattcaataaagtagaaaaagtaaataataatctacaatATCTTAATTTACCTTGTgaggtttaaaaatatatgatccGCCATCCATTAAAAATGatctttgtatatttttagcTTTTGTAAACCCTAATACTTGTAAGCCTCTTGGACCAGATTTATAACTATACGCTTGTATAtctaaatctatataaaaaaatatacaatatatataaacaaataaatacaaatttaatttaatttaaagtttttgtgAAGCACTTACCCGAGACAGGTATAATTGTATCACCAAAGCGAAATCCATCTATTATATTCTCATGATCAACTTCTATTTGTTCACCATTATCAACATACGAATATGTAGTACGTTTATTCATTTCTGTAATTGAATCTGGTGTATCATAGTTCCTACATAATGACCACTTGAAGCTTTTAGGGGTTTCATCTATctgttatatttaaacattaaaataattattttgaatccatttttaaaaactaatcaaacaaactaactagttaatacCTTTTTATAACcgataacttttatattaaaaacatttccaaaGCTTAAAGGGACATTCCAAGCTCTCGGAGTTACTtctttaagtttataattacaaatattcgGTAGAACTGAATCCAAACTAACAGTAGTTgcctaaaaataattacaaatatggttaggattttatattttcttcttgCTAATCTGattttaacatacaaattttaatgtgTAACTAAGAAAAATCTCAAAAGTTTTAACCTGGACTTAAATAAAATCAAGagattattacataggtacattatgttttacggattaaatcaaattatagcATACAAATGCCAGATCAAAATATCTTAAGTTGTTTTGGcttatacagtaaaatatataataaatcagtgGCGGAgcaaacttatattatgtatgagacaaccaataattattttacctagCCGACCACCCACTTATTGATAAAAGACCCCACTTTTATATATTGCattgtaagtattaaataattcgAGCAGATATAACGCCTATtgcaaaaaatgtttacgaacaCAATCTACCatgattagtataatatatatatttgtacctatttccTAAATCCACAATCCACCAAATCACTCACAATTCACACACTACTTTAAAAAACACTATCAtgatatgtacaaaaaaaaaaaagtaataaattattcacattacataatattattgtaatacctcAGTTTTCCTGATAAATGTTTCCAACACAGAACTTCTCAATACATCTTCACAATCTGTACCACTGAAaacatgaaaaatttttaaactatatataatgatatctcaatatgtttttaaaggtagtataaacaattttcaattaattttagagatttaaatagtgtattgttgatttttattcattggattacaagaaaaataagaaaatattattcgaatacaaaaacttgtataaaaaaagtaatctaCAAATCTTAATGACACTATCAACAATGATATTCgtaaattagtctaaatatttttaaaagtttattttgaatagaaaattataatatatgtcagggatgggcaactcaatgATACTAGAAGGCCAATTTTGAATGTGCGAAAATCTAACGGTCCACAGAAtatagaaagcaaaaaaaaaaaaaacctaataataactatacgcctatgaataatataatattgtttacattcaaTAGTTCAGTACTCAATAagaatttgtatataattttaccataaacattatatcggttttaataattgaataaatataataaaataaagtagtgaaaaatcttaacattttatatttttataaactaaattgaaatgtaGCACAGGCCAGTAAAAACTGGTacgcgggccgccagttgcACAACCCtgatatatgtaattaaaaaatgattcatgtccttacttttaatatttttagaattaagacTGAAAAACTACAAGCGTAAGAAGAAAAATTgctatatttgtttaaattgtatgaaaaaaaactaaaattatcgATAGAAGAAAattgtgatttaatatttttgatatttttagaacaatttaTCAAGTCTAGataatggattataatatatatctgttgaaaatttaaaatctctgCTGTTATTAATTActgaattaaatcaaaaaaaaaaaatattgcttaaATCTCAGTATTATGatcaatgcattttttaagcTCCAAtaggtgatgacagatacaaaaatgaaaaattataaataccctactttttttcaaatgaaaataataattaaataaaaagatggaattttaaactataatgatTACACCtgaaattggataaaaaaatcattttatcattttaagaCTATAATACTTGTTGtagatttttagttaaaattcttataattgttttcagttgaatataaatattatgtgtttaaaatcAACTTACATTATGGTTAAATCAATACGTTGTGTTTGTATACACCTTgcaattatatcaattttatcaaaGGATATATCAGTTGCAAGATTTGTAAACATAACAATCTGGAGGTCTTGGAATATTTTgtctctataaaataaaaaatgttatgcattattaacatttataagttagagtaaaaagtagataaataataagcataaagataaaataaatcatatcattttcatataattatataattatcaacaaataaaaaataattttagcttTGTAGATTAAGaagaatttagtattttagagtTTGTTGCAGTGTATGAGTACCGaagatgtttttataattaggtacagtaAAACCTAGATTTGCTTAATGGGGAcaactgtttaataataagtGAACTACGTAGTTTGTGCAGCcgactaaaataaatatgaaaacaagTTCCACAAATTTCCTATAAatgcatgtaataatattgcGATTATATTGTTATCCGAAGATAATAGTAGAATGTAGCAACTAATACTAATATGTTGCATTatatcttgtatattattatataaattcttaaGTATAAAAGACACATTATTTTGGTTGTTTTGTGAAGTCTAGAAAACCTAGAGCCCCAATTAATTCGAATTAATGTGATTCTACCCTACATTCAAgaaataatacgaataatatcCTACGATTCATTATCTAATTatggtttaatttaatttaatacaaaagtCAAGTAAATTATGAACCTTTGAAATTAACTCAACACTGATTCTATATTGTAAAAGCTATAGATCTATAAGAATAGTTTTgtttgttgaaataaataaaatgttattacatttttattacattagaaTACgcgtatacaataaataagttACAATCTAACATTAATGGACAAATGAGTTGAATAGGAACTAATtccaaaaatttcaattttatatttttattacttgatagttcttattaatttatatttcaaatcaaaGCACaagttatagttttatattgttttataatactaaagccaaatctcaataattcaaattgcaaggaggaaaaaattttttttcgagttATAGGTATACCTCAAACGGAACTTAAAAACACTCCAAGGGGCAAGAATACAATTTGAGTTATCGGGACTCgacctaataatatacaatatacatactgaATTTCCTTTTTCGCCATATCTGCAGCAAGTACAAGAGTATTAAGCCAATCCGAACGTGTTATATCTGAAGGTGATAAACTAtcaatatgtttaattaaatccCAAGTTACTACACCTAAACTAGTaacaatttctatattattacatcCTTGTGATGCAAGAtggttttttgtttgatttgaCCCAAACAATATTAATGCTACATAATCTTTACTTTCAGCAAatatctaaaacataataagtaatgtttatgttacaataaataaataatatataatatatttatatttagtataatttatactaaaaaaaaattaattaataacataggttataaattacttttcttCTTAAAATCATAGAAGCAcacaatttagatttttcaaaatatgtttttccaTCTGAATCTAGTTTTAAAGAATTTATTCCGACATCAATTGCAAGTATTATTACTtcctaaaatacaaaatattactattataaataaataataacaataaaacacacaaaaacatatgatatataatatgacttatttatatattatacaataagcaGGACTCCTAATTTTAAGCGCtaagaaacaataaaatatgtacatatacctacaaatgcactaaaaaagcgcaaatatgcagtataatatgcaattattttattaataaaatatgtttttatattggaataaaattagaaaaagcagttattaaaaaacatttttattttataattacacattatttgtgtatatttttagtttgtaaaCTTGAAGCATTATTCCAAGAGTCCCAGAgagatttaaaaaagttaaatatatcaaataaagcAAAAATGAAAtcctgttataatatttattttaaaaatatatcttaatattgaataaatgttaaataaaacccAGTCGatcataacaaatatttacaattaataattggttcttatataaagtataattcaaaatataatcaagGTGACAATATGCAGtggctttttatttttaaatgatataaattaaaattgttaaattgaagattttatttgttcgttgttgatttaaaaacataatatgcaatataatgcTTAAGATAtgcaaaactatataaatacagttggtaagatatgcaaaaatatgtaatatacatttttgtatttgaattgtatgtattgtgaaattaatttgtattttttattatgtagcTAAGCAGCTTActaaaaaacatgcaaatgcataaaGTTTCGAGCCCTAATAATACCTAAACTACTTTAAGCACAATTTATGTACTaactacataaataatactatattctgttatttattattgaacttgAACATATCATGaaccaataataatgtattatcctTCCAGTTATGTTTAACGATATCTACAAGTATTCTAATTGAAAgcaattctataatatttttgtaaaaactattcATCTTCACAAAACGGTTCAGATAAACATTACTTTAAcagtctaaataaaaataataatagttatctaataaaatatattgttacattattttaattgcttTAATCATAGATCTATAAACAAATGGACAGCAATTCTCATACCGCCCTGACGTTGGTTAATCCAGACAACATAAATgagatagatatataatattataatatgagcatATGACAGagaaaaaacatgttttggGCTATATGTTTTGCACACTGTAAATGCCCAAAAACTCTCTTTCCTCTCTCAGCAATCACGTCCGGTGATTTCTCTCTCTATGCGCTATCCATTAGTATATAGATTCATGGCTTTAATAGTTGTGTAGATATAGTATGGTTATCACCACAACAAAACAGATAGGTATGGTCAGCAACAATACAAGTTTTTAGATTccttttgacataatatataatatagtcaaataagtaaatatattaagtatatacctaaacCCATTGTAGCAATGCACTAAAGTCAAGTTGttaatatattggtaggtagataatgaataaatataataaatataaataccaacCTTTTTATTAGCCGCCATTAGAAAAGTGTACGTCAATAACTAGATATTACTTATACACTCTTACTTGTGCACAAGTAAAACATATACCGTATTTGCGTCAACGACCAATTTACTCCAGCGCTTTCTCAGTTTGTCCTGAAATATATGCATTAAATGTGGCGAAAATACGATTTACCGACTGAGACAGCAGCTAggaataagaatattattttggataGATAACGTGACTTGAGCTTAATGTCGGCACTTCAGCAGACGGCTGCGGCACAGTGGTGCGATCATAGAAAAACAATACCTACTAAATGCGATACTGGCGTCTAGACTCAGCGGCCGTCTAGCAAGTAACAGTCTGGCGACTGGAATACCGATTGGAAAAACGCAAAATACTGACTTCAAAACAGTTGTGAACGAGTAAAACGACGAGACAAAAATCGAAACAAAGCGTAGTATGTAACGTTGCTGATCACAAACACCGGGAAACGTTAAGGCACGAGCTTCTTATCAGTATCACACGAGCGTCTATGGAGACAACGCGTATTATCAGCACTTTCCTCATCGATACGCTATCACGATTCACGGCAGTtgacttatcagttatcacagtAACACGGAATCGGTCGTAAACACGTAAtgacgtaaaatattattcaaaataaaattattgttttactttttaatatgatttatatttgatatgaatatttataacttaaaatatgttcatgatttacaatatttatgtgcGGTTACTTTTTTGTACGAATGTACGATAGTATTTTGAAGATGTgaaaacatatataggtacctaatatgagcttagaaatatagttttattatggaataaaatattaaataatatatttcttaatagaataaaatatttacatgataaGTAGGTACGCTACGTACATATTTACACGCATAAATATAAGTAACAAAcaaatacaactaaaaaaaaaaattacctccaTAGAAAATTCGCTCGGCACAAATTCCGACGAGCATTCAAACACCATAGATTCGGTGGCAAGTATAACTGTTGCGGAGccacttttttttatgcatttatttgatatttacgtaggtga from the Acyrthosiphon pisum isolate AL4f chromosome X, pea_aphid_22Mar2018_4r6ur, whole genome shotgun sequence genome contains:
- the LOC100160241 gene encoding X-ray repair cross-complementing protein 5, whose protein sequence is MAANKKEVIILAIDVGINSLKLDSDGKTYFEKSKLCASMILRRKIFAESKDYVALILFGSNQTKNHLASQGCNNIEIVTSLGVVTWDLIKHIDSLSPSDITRSDWLNTLVLAADMAKKEIQDKIFQDLQIVMFTNLATDISFDKIDIIARCIQTQRIDLTIIGTDCEDVLRSSVLETFIRKTEATTVSLDSVLPNICNYKLKEVTPRAWNVPLSFGNVFNIKVIGYKKIDETPKSFKWSLCRNYDTPDSITEMNKRTTYSYVDNGEQIEVDHENIIDGFRFGDTIIPVSDLDIQAYSYKSGPRGLQVLGFTKAKNIQRSFLMDGGSYIFKPHKDDIVAFSAIFKAMIKREELMIIRKVYLNDCMPTIGAMFPQIEDKENYFVCVNLPYAEEEHLFKLPSLESFKPNYEEKNAVCNLIDAMDLDDEDDELFIPETTHDPELQYVYDCVAQKAINPDKLLTKTIPEYIQSLLDPPKEMMEKAKQPIDEIIKLFSLQQEISEKSPIEDNNASKFDCDEEVENSKQCVITAFSPIEDFNKLLENGFNSAIVCGKMKNITLDLIESSTSMKDLEKPASNLKALREFYIHDNDVKSYNNLMYLVKDSVLLSGKEEMWSQFIDSGIGLITNQEVEISDITQELSENFMKHEVLEDVAAEFIIDDDDPLKEFL